From the genome of Vicinamibacterales bacterium, one region includes:
- the ilvC gene encoding ketol-acid reductoisomerase: MAKIYYENSADIGLIQARKVAIIGYGSQGHAHALNLKDSGVSVKVGLHEGSKSRAKAEEAGVEVTSVAEAAKWADVVMILAPDTSQPRIYQDSIAPHLTAGKMLMFGHGFNIRFKTIAPPANVDVSMIAPKAPGHRVREVYLEGGGTPALLAVEQDATGDAKALALAYAKGLGVTRAGVIETTFKEETETDLFGEQAVLCGGVSALVKAAFGTLVEAGYQPEIAYFECMHELKLIVDLMYRGGLNYMRYSVSDTAEHGDYTGGPRVVTDATREAMRKMLAEIQDGTYAKNWITEDANGRPWFNEVRTQEQTQQIEEVGDALRKMMPFLDAVTIAPGN; the protein is encoded by the coding sequence ATGGCAAAGATTTACTACGAAAATTCTGCGGATATAGGACTGATTCAGGCGAGGAAAGTAGCAATAATCGGCTATGGGTCACAGGGGCATGCGCACGCACTGAACCTCAAGGATAGTGGAGTTAGCGTAAAGGTAGGGCTCCATGAAGGTAGCAAGTCGCGGGCGAAAGCTGAAGAAGCTGGCGTGGAGGTCACATCGGTAGCTGAAGCAGCGAAGTGGGCTGACGTGGTCATGATTCTGGCGCCGGACACCTCCCAACCGAGGATTTATCAGGACTCCATTGCTCCGCATCTGACCGCTGGCAAGATGCTTATGTTTGGCCACGGTTTCAACATTCGTTTTAAGACGATTGCTCCTCCGGCCAATGTTGACGTTTCAATGATTGCCCCGAAGGCTCCTGGGCATCGAGTGCGGGAGGTCTATCTTGAAGGTGGTGGGACACCGGCACTATTAGCGGTTGAGCAAGATGCCACAGGTGACGCGAAAGCGCTAGCCCTGGCCTATGCAAAAGGGCTGGGTGTGACCCGTGCGGGTGTCATCGAGACAACTTTTAAGGAGGAAACGGAGACTGACCTGTTCGGTGAGCAGGCGGTGCTGTGTGGCGGAGTGAGTGCGCTGGTCAAAGCGGCGTTTGGAACGCTAGTCGAGGCGGGTTACCAACCGGAAATTGCCTACTTCGAGTGTATGCATGAGTTGAAGCTGATTGTTGATTTGATGTACCGCGGTGGCCTGAATTACATGCGTTACTCGGTTAGCGATACGGCTGAGCACGGCGACTATACAGGCGGTCCCCGCGTAGTCACCGATGCGACTCGAGAAGCGATGCGTAAAATGTTAGCCGAGATCCAAGATGGCACCTATGCTAAGAACTGGATCACGGAAGACGCGAACGGTCGCCCATGGTTCAATGAGGTTCGCACGCAAGAGCAGACCCAGCAGATCGAGGAGGTGGGCGATGCTCTGCGAAAGATGATGCCCTTTCTTGACGCTGTGACCATTGCCCCAGGGAACTAA
- a CDS encoding D-aminoacylase, producing MRSCCFRWSAVLILAVVTAYAGGRVVTAQDSPFDLLIINGRIMDGTGNPWRRADIGVRDGRIAAIGLLGDARAERRIDAGGQLVTPGFIDVHSHAGEGLAREGLGQGKPLLAQGITTVVANPDGGGPVDLDQQRQLLESNGLGLNVALLIGHAAVRRDVLAMADRTPTEEEMVEMQRLVRRGMEAGAYGLSSGLFYAPGSYATTEEIVALGSVVAEFGGLYTSHIRDESNYTVGLVAAVNEVIEIAEANGMLGIVSHMKALGPDNWGLSVAATTRLDEARRRGVEVYADQYPYEASSTGLSAALLPRWAQVGGPDQLRRRLADSETRIRVVKEMRDNLRRRGGAEAIAVSFYQADPQLEGKTLSEIAEERGQPAVETALDLIARGRVSIISFNMSERDIAHIMQQPYTMTSSDGGLVPMGAGRPHPRNYGAFARKLARYVREREVVSLEFAVRSMTSLPAAVFGLQDRGVLRIGAWADIVIFDPAVIQDRATYTDPHQLAEGIDAVVVNGIVVRQDGRFVDTRPGQVLRK from the coding sequence ATGAGGAGTTGTTGTTTCCGTTGGTCAGCAGTTTTGATCTTGGCGGTCGTCACTGCCTACGCAGGCGGTCGTGTCGTAACCGCCCAAGACTCGCCTTTTGATCTCCTAATTATCAACGGCCGAATCATGGACGGTACGGGTAATCCGTGGCGTCGAGCCGATATCGGTGTTCGTGATGGTCGGATAGCAGCCATTGGGTTGTTGGGCGATGCTAGGGCCGAACGCCGGATCGATGCCGGCGGTCAACTGGTGACCCCAGGATTTATTGATGTTCACTCACATGCCGGGGAGGGTTTGGCGCGTGAGGGACTCGGTCAGGGGAAGCCGTTGCTGGCGCAAGGGATCACCACCGTTGTCGCAAATCCTGACGGTGGGGGACCAGTTGATCTAGACCAACAACGCCAGTTGTTGGAGTCAAATGGTCTTGGTTTAAATGTCGCACTCCTGATCGGCCATGCTGCGGTGAGGCGTGATGTGCTCGCAATGGCTGACCGCACACCGACCGAAGAGGAAATGGTCGAGATGCAACGGCTCGTGCGACGCGGTATGGAGGCCGGCGCTTACGGGCTCTCCAGTGGACTGTTCTACGCGCCGGGCAGCTATGCGACAACAGAGGAGATTGTTGCACTCGGGTCAGTCGTAGCCGAGTTCGGGGGACTTTATACGAGCCACATTCGTGACGAGTCCAACTATACGGTCGGTCTCGTTGCCGCGGTGAATGAGGTGATTGAGATTGCTGAAGCAAACGGCATGCTCGGCATTGTTAGCCATATGAAGGCATTAGGGCCTGATAACTGGGGGCTTTCAGTTGCTGCGACGACTCGGCTCGATGAGGCACGACGACGCGGAGTTGAAGTGTATGCCGATCAGTATCCGTATGAAGCGTCTTCCACCGGTCTGTCGGCAGCGCTCCTACCGCGCTGGGCACAAGTGGGTGGTCCAGATCAGCTTAGACGACGACTAGCCGATTCGGAGACTCGGATACGTGTTGTTAAGGAAATGCGTGACAACCTTCGGCGTCGTGGTGGTGCTGAGGCGATCGCTGTCTCCTTCTATCAGGCCGATCCTCAGCTAGAGGGGAAGACGCTCTCAGAAATTGCCGAGGAGCGCGGCCAACCGGCTGTCGAGACGGCTCTCGACCTGATCGCCCGCGGCCGGGTTTCGATTATCTCATTCAACATGTCTGAGCGGGACATCGCTCACATCATGCAGCAGCCCTACACGATGACCTCAAGTGATGGCGGGCTGGTACCTATGGGTGCCGGTCGGCCGCACCCGCGTAACTACGGTGCTTTCGCACGAAAACTGGCCCGCTACGTTCGCGAGCGCGAGGTCGTGTCCTTAGAGTTCGCCGTGCGGTCGATGACATCGCTACCGGCGGCGGTGTTTGGCTTGCAGGACCGTGGTGTCTTACGGATTGGTGCTTGGGCTGACATAGTGATCTTTGACCCGGCTGTGATCCAGGATCGAGCGACCTATACGGATCCGCATCAGCTGGCCGAGGGAATCGATGCGGTTGTCGTGAACGGTATCGTCGTCCGTCAGGATGGGCGATTTGTTGATACGCGACCGGGTCAAGTCTTAAGGAAATGA